A stretch of the Streptomyces ortus genome encodes the following:
- a CDS encoding diacylglycerol/lipid kinase family protein, with amino-acid sequence MEPTTRGQRWSARGALAAAAAAVLVLGVFAGLRTIALLAVGLTGLAVTAAALWWVLTRRSVWRLLAAVLAVAAPVWIVVAYTRAHLAWVVAVAGALLMVAVGAGRRALVGAAGPGRMPEHPAPRVRHPVLIMNPRSGGGKVERFALREKAEALGAKVLLLEGPGDTDVAELARKAATEGADLLGVAGGDGTQALVADVAASLDLPFLVVPAGTRNHFALDLGLDREDPAKALDALTDGVLVRVDLGRAAGHPFVNNVSFGAYAEVVQSPAYRDGKTRTTLELLPDLLVGHRGARLAARAGEADFEAPQALLVSNNPYGTGDIAGLGRRARLDGGELGVVGVDVAGAAQAAGLLRGRRAGGLTRVTAREVVVDADRSGSVGVDGEALNLSVPVRCEALPGALRVLVPRERPGTRLPLPRLDWPRIARLALPSARHRAR; translated from the coding sequence ATGGAACCCACTACACGGGGGCAGCGGTGGTCGGCGCGCGGAGCGCTGGCGGCGGCAGCGGCGGCGGTACTGGTGCTGGGCGTGTTCGCGGGACTGCGGACCATCGCCCTGCTGGCGGTGGGACTGACCGGACTGGCGGTCACGGCGGCGGCCCTCTGGTGGGTGCTCACGCGGCGGAGCGTGTGGCGGCTGCTCGCCGCGGTGCTGGCCGTCGCCGCACCCGTGTGGATCGTCGTCGCGTACACCCGGGCCCACCTGGCGTGGGTCGTCGCCGTGGCCGGGGCGCTGCTGATGGTCGCGGTCGGCGCGGGCCGCAGAGCCCTCGTCGGCGCCGCCGGACCGGGACGGATGCCGGAGCACCCCGCCCCGCGGGTCCGGCACCCCGTGCTGATCATGAATCCGCGCTCGGGCGGCGGCAAGGTGGAGCGGTTCGCGCTGCGGGAGAAGGCCGAGGCGCTGGGCGCGAAGGTCCTCCTCCTGGAGGGGCCGGGCGACACCGACGTGGCCGAACTGGCGCGCAAGGCCGCGACCGAGGGCGCCGATCTCCTCGGCGTCGCGGGCGGGGACGGCACGCAGGCACTGGTCGCCGACGTCGCCGCCTCGCTCGACCTTCCCTTCCTGGTGGTGCCGGCCGGCACCCGCAACCACTTCGCGCTCGACCTCGGCCTCGACCGCGAGGACCCGGCGAAGGCGCTCGACGCGCTGACCGACGGAGTGCTGGTCCGCGTAGACCTGGGCCGCGCGGCCGGCCACCCCTTCGTGAACAACGTGTCGTTCGGGGCGTACGCCGAGGTGGTGCAGAGCCCGGCCTACCGAGACGGCAAGACCCGTACGACCCTGGAACTCCTCCCCGACCTGCTCGTGGGCCATCGCGGTGCGCGTCTCGCCGCCCGGGCCGGTGAGGCGGACTTCGAGGCACCGCAGGCGCTGCTGGTGAGCAACAACCCCTACGGGACGGGCGACATCGCGGGGCTCGGCCGCCGGGCCCGGCTCGACGGCGGCGAGCTGGGGGTCGTCGGGGTCGACGTGGCCGGCGCCGCCCAGGCCGCCGGACTCCTGCGCGGACGCCGGGCCGGCGGTCTGACCCGGGTCACCGCGCGGGAGGTGGTCGTCGACGCCGACCGGAGCGGATCGGTCGGCGTCGACGGAGAGGCACTGAACCTGAGCGTCCCCGTGCGCTGCGAGGCGCTGCCGGGTGCGCTGCGTGTCCTGGTGCCGCGCGAGCGTCCGGGGACGCGCCTGCCGCTGCCGCGGCTCGACTGGCCCCGGATCGCCCGGCTGGCCCTGCCGTCGGCCCGCCACCGCGCACGGTGA
- a CDS encoding gamma carbonic anhydrase family protein, giving the protein MTHEALVMGIGGKDPQLDPEAFVAPTSVVIGDVTLRPGASVWYGAVLRADCGPIVIGADSNVQDNCTLHVDPGFPISIGERVSIGHNAVVHGAVVEDDCLVGMGATILNGAVIGAGSLVAAQALVPQGMRVPPGSLVAGVPAKVKRELSAEEREGVSLNGVFYVELAKAHRDAHEG; this is encoded by the coding sequence ATGACGCACGAGGCGCTGGTCATGGGGATCGGCGGCAAGGACCCGCAGCTGGACCCGGAGGCGTTCGTGGCGCCCACGTCCGTGGTCATCGGGGACGTCACGCTGCGGCCGGGCGCGAGCGTCTGGTACGGCGCGGTGCTGCGCGCGGACTGCGGTCCGATCGTGATCGGCGCCGACAGCAACGTCCAGGACAACTGCACGCTCCACGTCGACCCGGGTTTCCCGATCAGCATCGGGGAGCGGGTGTCCATCGGGCACAACGCCGTGGTGCACGGGGCGGTCGTCGAGGACGACTGCCTGGTGGGGATGGGGGCGACGATCCTCAACGGGGCGGTGATCGGGGCGGGGTCGCTCGTCGCGGCGCAGGCGTTGGTGCCGCAGGGGATGCGGGTGCCGCCCGGGTCCCTGGTCGCGGGCGTTCCCGCGAAGGTGAAGCGGGAGCTGAGCGCGGAGGAGCGGGAGGGGGTCTCCCTGAACGGCGTGTTCTACGTGGAACTGGCGAAGGCGCACCGGGACGCCCACGAGGGGTAG
- a CDS encoding DedA family protein — protein MHVQEWLETVPAVSIYALVGLVIGLESLGIPLPGEIILVSSALLASQHGDINPVILGACATAGAIIGDSIGYAIGRKGGRPLLAWLGAKFPKHFGEGHIATAERSFEKWGMWAVFFGRFIALLRIFAGPLAGVLRMPYWKFLIANVLGGIIWAGGTTAVIYYVGVVAESWLKRFSWLGLVLAVLIGAASMLIMKRKAKRMTAETDTETTPSEPVPATD, from the coding sequence TTGCACGTCCAGGAATGGCTAGAGACGGTGCCTGCGGTCAGCATCTACGCGCTGGTGGGTCTGGTCATCGGCCTGGAGAGCCTGGGCATTCCGCTGCCGGGCGAGATCATCCTCGTCTCCTCGGCGCTGCTCGCCTCCCAGCACGGTGACATCAACCCCGTGATCCTCGGCGCCTGCGCGACGGCCGGCGCGATCATCGGGGACTCCATCGGCTACGCCATCGGCCGCAAGGGCGGGCGACCGCTGCTGGCCTGGCTCGGCGCGAAGTTCCCCAAGCACTTCGGCGAGGGCCATATCGCCACCGCCGAGCGGTCCTTCGAGAAGTGGGGCATGTGGGCGGTCTTCTTCGGCCGCTTCATCGCCCTGCTGCGTATCTTCGCGGGCCCGCTCGCGGGTGTGCTGCGCATGCCGTACTGGAAGTTCCTGATCGCCAACGTCCTCGGCGGCATCATCTGGGCGGGCGGCACCACGGCGGTCATCTACTACGTCGGCGTGGTCGCCGAATCCTGGCTCAAGCGCTTCTCCTGGCTGGGCCTGGTCCTCGCCGTCCTCATCGGCGCGGCCTCCATGCTGATCATGAAGCGCAAGGCGAAGAGGATGACGGCGGAAACGGACACCGAGACGACTCCGTCGGAACCGGTCCCGGCAACGGACTGA
- a CDS encoding beta-glucosidase family protein, which produces MSHPVSRRPVSRRSALRLLGGATAVALAATTGGPAPARASVREPAAGPRVESLLNRLTLDEKISLLHGATDPKALGQAGYVPGVARLGIPPLRLADGPAGVRVKQRATALPAPVLLASAFDPDLARRYGRVIGHEGRALGQDVLLSPMVNLVRTPYAGRNFETFSEDPLLSADLVAEEIKGIQSQGLIATVKHYAMNNQEKDRETVDVRVDEQTLNEVELRGFEAAVGAGARAAMGAYNKVNGVYACENAELLTGVLRDRWGFEGWVMTDWYAAHSTVASLTAGLDMEMPNSRYFGAALKKAVQDGSVSEEYVDRSVRRILTAMDDFGLLDGSAPARPRRDPAAGAAVALEVAKAGATLLHNKSGALPLTGEAARSIAVVGPTGSLPFVSGGGSAHVVPDHADSPLEAIRSRAGKDARISYALGEDLFGKPLPENALSAGITPEAQRIAAGKTWTYEGTLTVEDADEWTFVIHYSGTRPRVLLDGTELFPVVAGLAEQFAGGLVSAAPDGLAVRRKTLDLGPGRHRIEITAKGGETGQTFRLRRVTGATRAQDVAEAVRAASAAHSVVLFAYEDATENQDRTTLALPGHQPGLIEAVTAANPRTTVVLNTSSSTAMPWLERTAAVLQMYYPGQEGAAATAAVLFGDCDPGGRLTQSFPADDDSHPVAGEPRRYPGVSGVEEYSEGIHAGYRWYDAKGVRPLFPFGHGLSYTSFAYEDLAVERTGDGLDVAFTVRNTGRRAGVDIPQVYVGPSPRLRLDQAARVLSGYRRLTLKAGESRRVTVRVDERTLSSWDPGRSGWVLGGGRRTVWIGASSRDLRLRTTVAV; this is translated from the coding sequence ATGTCCCACCCCGTCTCCCGTCGGCCGGTGTCCCGCCGGTCCGCCCTGCGCCTGCTGGGCGGCGCGACCGCCGTGGCCCTCGCCGCGACCACCGGCGGCCCCGCGCCGGCCCGGGCGTCCGTACGGGAGCCGGCCGCGGGCCCCCGCGTCGAGAGTCTGCTCAACCGGCTCACCCTGGACGAGAAGATCTCCCTGCTGCACGGCGCCACCGACCCGAAGGCCCTGGGGCAGGCCGGCTACGTACCCGGCGTTGCCCGGCTCGGCATCCCGCCCCTGCGCCTCGCCGACGGCCCCGCCGGAGTCCGCGTCAAGCAGCGCGCCACCGCCCTGCCCGCACCCGTCCTGCTCGCCTCCGCCTTCGACCCGGACCTCGCCCGCCGCTACGGCCGGGTCATCGGCCACGAGGGCCGCGCGCTGGGCCAGGACGTGCTGCTCTCCCCGATGGTCAACCTCGTCCGCACCCCGTACGCGGGCCGCAACTTCGAGACCTTCAGCGAGGACCCGCTGCTCTCCGCCGACCTCGTCGCCGAGGAGATCAAGGGCATCCAGAGCCAGGGCCTCATCGCGACCGTCAAGCACTACGCGATGAACAACCAGGAGAAGGACCGCGAGACCGTCGACGTCCGGGTCGACGAGCAGACCCTCAACGAGGTCGAACTGCGCGGCTTCGAGGCCGCCGTCGGCGCCGGTGCCCGCGCCGCCATGGGCGCCTACAACAAGGTCAACGGCGTCTACGCCTGCGAGAACGCGGAACTCCTCACCGGCGTCCTGCGCGACCGGTGGGGCTTCGAGGGCTGGGTGATGACCGACTGGTACGCCGCCCACAGCACCGTCGCCTCGCTCACCGCGGGCCTCGACATGGAGATGCCGAACAGCAGGTACTTCGGGGCCGCCCTCAAGAAGGCGGTCCAGGACGGCAGCGTCTCCGAGGAGTACGTCGACCGCTCCGTACGCCGGATCCTCACCGCGATGGACGACTTCGGCCTGCTCGACGGCAGCGCCCCCGCCCGCCCGCGCCGGGACCCGGCGGCGGGCGCGGCCGTCGCCCTGGAGGTCGCCAAGGCGGGCGCCACCCTCCTGCACAACAAGAGCGGCGCCCTGCCCCTGACCGGCGAGGCCGCCCGCAGCATCGCCGTCGTCGGCCCCACCGGCTCCCTGCCGTTCGTCAGCGGCGGCGGCAGCGCCCATGTTGTCCCCGACCACGCCGACAGCCCGCTGGAAGCCATCAGGTCGCGGGCGGGCAAGGACGCCCGGATCTCGTACGCACTCGGCGAGGACCTCTTCGGCAAACCCCTGCCGGAGAACGCCCTGTCGGCGGGCATCACCCCCGAGGCGCAGCGGATCGCCGCCGGGAAGACCTGGACGTACGAGGGGACACTCACCGTCGAGGACGCCGACGAGTGGACGTTCGTCATCCATTACTCCGGTACGCGGCCCAGGGTGCTCCTGGACGGGACGGAACTCTTCCCCGTGGTGGCCGGGCTCGCCGAGCAGTTCGCGGGCGGACTGGTGTCGGCAGCCCCCGACGGCCTCGCGGTACGGCGCAAGACGCTCGACCTCGGCCCCGGCAGGCACCGGATCGAGATCACCGCGAAGGGCGGGGAGACGGGGCAGACGTTCCGTCTGCGGCGCGTCACCGGCGCGACCCGCGCCCAGGACGTGGCCGAGGCCGTACGGGCCGCGTCCGCCGCGCACAGCGTCGTCCTCTTCGCCTACGAGGACGCCACCGAGAACCAGGACCGCACGACCCTCGCCCTCCCCGGCCACCAGCCGGGCCTGATCGAGGCGGTGACCGCGGCGAACCCGCGCACCACCGTCGTCCTCAACACCTCGTCCTCGACCGCGATGCCCTGGCTGGAGCGGACCGCCGCCGTGCTGCAGATGTACTACCCGGGCCAGGAGGGGGCGGCGGCCACCGCGGCCGTCCTGTTCGGGGACTGCGACCCCGGCGGACGGCTCACCCAGTCCTTCCCGGCCGACGACGACAGCCACCCGGTCGCCGGCGAACCGCGCCGCTACCCCGGCGTGAGCGGCGTCGAGGAGTACTCCGAGGGCATCCACGCCGGCTACCGCTGGTACGACGCCAAGGGCGTACGGCCGCTGTTCCCGTTCGGGCACGGACTCTCGTACACCTCCTTCGCCTACGAGGACCTGGCGGTGGAGCGGACCGGGGACGGGCTGGACGTCGCCTTCACCGTGCGCAACACCGGGCGGCGGGCCGGCGTCGACATCCCGCAGGTCTACGTCGGCCCCTCGCCGCGGCTCCGGCTCGACCAGGCGGCGCGCGTACTGAGCGGTTACCGACGTCTGACGCTCAAGGCGGGGGAGTCGCGCAGGGTCACCGTGCGCGTCGACGAGCGCACGCTGTCCTCGTGGGACCCGGGCCGGTCCGGCTGGGTGCTCGGCGGCGGGCGGCGGACGGTATGGATCGGGGCCTCGTCCCGTGACCTGCGGTTGCGCACGACGGTGGCCGTATGA
- a CDS encoding SpoIIE family protein phosphatase, with amino-acid sequence MSTSEKSGVAARRFDVADAAVVLLDARLTVSGWTADAERLFGHRGAEAVGRPVADLLMPQDAARLPELARRCVRDGRWTGLLAVRHRDGHPVVATVRVLPAVESADGPPRWVALAADTAGTPGWGMSRGVLERMAAHSPIGIAIVDTDLRFVWSNAALEQFGGGPGRERIGKRLADIQPGLDAAALERVMRQVLESGESVAGYEHAGTVRSAPHRETAHAMSFTRLDDDRGIPLGVYYTVVDVTERYRARARLTLLDRAGKSIGRTLDVTRTAQELADLAVPGLADLVTVDLLETVLDGGEPAPGPTGGPLDGPDAVPLRRAGHRSADEEAPGDSAGIGRVARYRADAPPITALTGGRSWIEERLDPLAGAWTADPSQDGVAALPGPGPHTAMIVPVRARGTTLGITTFFRGRREEPFDQDDLSLAEEFVARAALCLDNARRYTRERDAALVLQRHLLPHRLPEQDAMEVAACYRPADELTGLGGDWFDVIPLSGARVALVVGDVVGHGIEAAAAMGRLRAAVQTLADLDLPPEEVLAHLDDLVDRAGQEDDPGTAPRADGVRAKGASCLYAVYDPVGGRLSMAAAGHGLPAVVAPDGTVDFPELPPGPELGVGGPPFESVELRLAEGSVLALCTDGLLAAEGPADRRDAAADRERLRQVLERRAPDLDDRVRAVVDALVPARPPDDVVLLLARARRLPADRTVSWELPGDPASVAEVRKRTSRQLCDWGLDELTFTTELVVSELFTNAIRHAEGPIRLRLILSRTLVCEVWDASPTAPHLRHPKTTDEGGRGLFLVSRCTQRWGTRYTQDGKIIWTEQSLAGPSF; translated from the coding sequence GTGTCGACGAGCGAGAAGAGCGGCGTGGCGGCGCGCCGGTTCGACGTGGCGGACGCCGCGGTGGTGCTGCTGGACGCCCGTCTGACGGTGTCCGGCTGGACCGCGGACGCCGAGCGGCTGTTCGGCCACCGCGGCGCCGAGGCCGTGGGCCGTCCTGTCGCGGACCTGCTGATGCCCCAGGACGCCGCCCGCCTGCCCGAGCTGGCCCGCCGGTGCGTGCGGGACGGCCGCTGGACCGGGCTCCTCGCGGTGCGCCACCGGGACGGCCATCCGGTCGTCGCCACCGTACGGGTGCTGCCCGCCGTGGAGTCCGCGGACGGCCCGCCCCGCTGGGTGGCCCTGGCCGCGGACACCGCGGGCACCCCGGGCTGGGGCATGAGCCGCGGGGTGCTGGAGCGGATGGCCGCCCACTCGCCGATCGGCATCGCCATCGTCGACACCGACCTGCGCTTCGTCTGGTCGAACGCCGCCCTGGAGCAGTTCGGCGGCGGACCCGGCCGCGAGCGCATCGGCAAACGGCTCGCGGACATACAGCCCGGGCTGGACGCCGCCGCCCTCGAAAGGGTGATGCGGCAGGTCCTGGAGAGCGGCGAGAGCGTGGCGGGCTACGAACACGCCGGCACGGTCCGCTCGGCACCGCACCGGGAGACCGCCCACGCCATGTCCTTCACCCGGCTCGACGACGACCGGGGCATCCCGCTCGGCGTGTACTACACCGTCGTGGACGTCACCGAGCGCTACCGGGCCCGCGCGCGCCTGACCCTCCTGGACCGGGCGGGCAAGAGCATCGGCCGGACCCTGGACGTCACCCGGACCGCCCAGGAACTGGCCGACCTCGCGGTACCGGGGCTCGCCGACCTCGTCACCGTCGACCTGCTGGAGACCGTCCTCGACGGCGGTGAGCCGGCGCCCGGACCGACGGGCGGGCCCCTGGACGGCCCGGACGCCGTGCCGCTGCGCCGGGCCGGCCACCGCTCGGCCGACGAGGAGGCCCCGGGGGACTCCGCCGGGATCGGCCGGGTGGCCCGGTACCGCGCCGACGCGCCCCCGATCACCGCGCTGACCGGCGGCAGGTCCTGGATCGAGGAACGCCTCGACCCACTGGCCGGGGCGTGGACCGCCGACCCCTCCCAGGACGGGGTCGCCGCCCTGCCCGGACCTGGACCGCACACCGCGATGATCGTGCCCGTCCGGGCCCGCGGCACCACGCTCGGCATCACCACGTTCTTCCGCGGCCGACGCGAGGAGCCCTTCGACCAGGACGACCTGAGCCTCGCCGAGGAGTTCGTGGCCCGCGCCGCCCTGTGCCTCGACAACGCCCGCCGCTACACCCGCGAACGCGACGCGGCGCTGGTCCTGCAGCGCCACCTGCTGCCGCACCGGCTGCCCGAACAGGACGCGATGGAGGTCGCCGCCTGCTACCGGCCGGCCGACGAACTGACGGGCCTCGGCGGGGACTGGTTCGACGTCATCCCGCTGTCGGGCGCCCGGGTCGCGCTCGTGGTGGGCGACGTCGTCGGGCACGGCATCGAGGCCGCCGCCGCCATGGGCCGGCTGCGCGCCGCCGTCCAGACCCTCGCCGACCTGGACCTGCCGCCCGAGGAGGTGCTGGCCCACCTGGACGACCTGGTCGACCGGGCCGGACAGGAGGACGATCCCGGGACGGCACCGCGCGCCGACGGCGTCCGCGCGAAGGGCGCCAGCTGCCTGTACGCCGTGTACGACCCGGTCGGCGGCCGGCTGTCGATGGCCGCCGCGGGCCACGGGCTGCCCGCCGTCGTCGCCCCGGACGGCACGGTGGACTTCCCCGAGCTGCCGCCGGGGCCCGAACTGGGCGTCGGCGGACCGCCCTTCGAGTCCGTCGAGCTGCGGCTCGCGGAAGGCAGTGTGCTCGCCCTGTGCACCGACGGGCTGCTCGCCGCCGAGGGGCCCGCGGACCGGCGCGACGCCGCCGCCGACCGGGAGCGGCTGCGCCAGGTGCTCGAACGGCGGGCCCCGGACCTGGACGACCGCGTCCGGGCCGTGGTCGACGCCCTGGTCCCCGCGCGCCCGCCGGACGACGTGGTGCTGCTGCTGGCCCGGGCCCGCCGGCTGCCGGCGGACCGGACGGTGTCCTGGGAGCTGCCCGGTGACCCGGCCTCGGTCGCAGAGGTCCGCAAGCGCACCTCGCGCCAGCTGTGCGACTGGGGTCTCGACGAGCTGACCTTCACGACCGAACTGGTCGTCAGCGAGCTGTTCACCAACGCGATCCGGCACGCGGAGGGCCCCATCAGGCTGCGGCTGATCCTGTCGAGGACCCTGGTCTGCGAGGTGTGGGACGCCAGCCCCACGGCCCCGCACCTGCGCCATCCGAAGACGACCGACGAGGGCGGTCGCGGGCTCTTCCTGGTCTCCCGGTGCACCCAGCGCTGGGGGACCCGCTACACCCAGGACGGCAAGATCATCTGGACGGAGCAGTCCTTGGCGGGCCCGTCGTTCTGA
- a CDS encoding GntR family transcriptional regulator gives MAETGTTRPATAGAFDRLEVALDRGSPIPLYYQLAQQLESAIELGALAPGDLLGNEVDIAARLGLSRPTVRQAIQSLVDKGLLVRRRGIGTQVVHSQVRRSLELSSLYDDLAAAGQSPATRVLRNEIESASAEVAAALGIPEGRDVIVLERLRTTHGEPVAHLRNHLPATLLDLDTARLEATGLYRLMKAAGITLHSAHQTVGARSATPEEGALLGEPAGAALLTMRRTAYDDTGRAVEYGTHVYRAARYTFDFQLLVRP, from the coding sequence GTGGCAGAGACCGGAACCACACGTCCGGCCACCGCCGGGGCCTTCGACCGGCTGGAGGTCGCCCTGGACCGGGGCAGCCCGATCCCGCTCTACTACCAGCTCGCCCAGCAACTGGAGTCGGCGATCGAGCTCGGGGCGCTCGCCCCGGGCGACCTGCTGGGCAACGAGGTGGACATCGCCGCCCGCCTCGGCCTGTCCCGGCCCACCGTCCGCCAGGCGATCCAGTCCCTGGTGGACAAGGGCCTGCTGGTACGCCGCAGGGGCATCGGCACCCAGGTGGTGCACAGCCAGGTCAGACGCTCACTGGAACTGAGCAGCCTGTACGACGACCTGGCCGCCGCCGGGCAGAGCCCCGCCACCCGGGTGCTGCGCAACGAGATCGAGTCGGCCTCGGCGGAGGTCGCCGCGGCCCTCGGCATCCCCGAGGGCCGGGACGTCATCGTGCTCGAACGGCTGCGCACCACCCACGGCGAACCCGTGGCCCACCTGCGCAACCACCTGCCCGCCACCCTCCTCGACCTGGACACCGCGAGACTGGAGGCGACCGGCCTCTACCGGCTGATGAAGGCCGCGGGCATCACCCTGCACAGCGCCCACCAGACCGTGGGCGCCCGCAGCGCCACCCCGGAGGAGGGCGCACTGCTCGGCGAGCCCGCGGGCGCCGCCCTGCTCACCATGCGGCGCACGGCCTACGACGACACCGGGCGGGCCGTGGAGTACGGGACCCACGTCTACCGGGCGGCCCGCTACACCTTCGACTTCCAGCTGCTGGTCCGCCCCTGA
- a CDS encoding CoA-acylating methylmalonate-semialdehyde dehydrogenase translates to MKNIDHWIGGKPVAGTSDRFGPVYDPATGAQEKQVPFASVDEVDAAVASAKAAFESWGTASLAKRTSILFKYRELLDAHRDEIAELITAEHGKVHSDALGEVARGMEIVELACSIPQLLKGELSTQVSTRVDVAAIRQPLGVVAGITPFNFPAMVPMWMFPLAIACGNTFVLKPSEKDPSASCRLAELASEAGLPDGVLNVVHGDKAAVDRLLEHPDITAVSFVGSTPIAKYIQIKGIEHGKRVQALGGAKNHMLVLPDADLDFAADQAISAAYGSAGERCMAVSVVVAVGDTGDELVEKIAERAKGLRIGPGSDPASEMGPLITREHRDKVASYVAGAAAQGAEVVVDGTGFTVPGHEDGFFLGVSLLDRVPVTADAYRDEIFGPVLCVVRAGTYDEGIALINASRWGNGTAIFTRDGGAARRFQLEVQAGMVGVNVPIPVPVGYHSFGGWKDSLFGGHHIYGNDGVAFYTQGKVITTRWPDPADSGGINLGFPSHS, encoded by the coding sequence ATGAAGAACATCGACCACTGGATCGGCGGGAAGCCCGTCGCGGGTACCTCCGACCGCTTCGGACCCGTGTACGACCCGGCCACGGGCGCCCAGGAGAAGCAGGTTCCCTTCGCCTCCGTGGACGAGGTGGACGCCGCCGTCGCCTCCGCGAAGGCCGCCTTCGAGAGCTGGGGCACCGCCTCGCTCGCCAAGCGCACCTCGATCCTCTTCAAGTACCGCGAACTGCTCGACGCGCACCGCGACGAGATCGCCGAACTGATCACCGCCGAGCACGGCAAGGTGCACTCCGACGCGCTCGGCGAGGTCGCCCGGGGCATGGAGATCGTCGAACTCGCCTGCTCCATCCCGCAGTTGCTCAAGGGCGAGCTGTCCACCCAGGTCTCCACCCGGGTCGACGTGGCCGCGATCCGCCAGCCCCTCGGCGTCGTCGCGGGCATCACCCCGTTCAACTTCCCGGCCATGGTGCCGATGTGGATGTTCCCGCTCGCCATCGCGTGCGGCAACACGTTCGTTCTCAAGCCGAGCGAGAAGGACCCCTCCGCCTCCTGCCGGCTGGCCGAGCTGGCCTCCGAAGCCGGGCTGCCGGACGGCGTGCTCAACGTCGTGCACGGCGACAAGGCGGCCGTCGACCGGCTCCTGGAGCACCCGGACATCACCGCCGTCTCCTTCGTCGGCTCGACGCCCATCGCCAAGTACATCCAGATCAAGGGCATCGAGCACGGCAAGCGCGTCCAGGCCCTCGGCGGCGCCAAGAACCACATGCTGGTCCTGCCCGACGCCGACCTGGACTTCGCCGCAGACCAGGCCATCAGCGCCGCCTACGGCTCGGCAGGCGAGCGCTGCATGGCCGTCTCCGTCGTCGTCGCGGTCGGCGACACCGGCGACGAACTCGTCGAGAAGATCGCCGAGCGGGCCAAGGGCCTGAGGATCGGCCCCGGCAGCGACCCGGCCTCCGAGATGGGCCCGCTCATCACCCGCGAGCACCGCGACAAGGTCGCCTCGTACGTCGCGGGCGCCGCCGCCCAGGGTGCCGAGGTCGTCGTGGACGGCACCGGCTTCACCGTGCCCGGCCACGAGGACGGCTTCTTCCTCGGCGTCTCGCTCCTCGACCGGGTCCCGGTCACCGCGGACGCCTACCGGGACGAGATCTTCGGCCCGGTGCTGTGCGTGGTCCGCGCCGGGACCTACGACGAGGGCATCGCGCTGATCAACGCCTCCCGCTGGGGCAACGGCACCGCGATCTTCACCCGGGACGGCGGCGCCGCCCGCCGCTTCCAGCTGGAGGTCCAGGCCGGCATGGTCGGCGTCAACGTGCCGATCCCCGTCCCCGTCGGCTACCACTCCTTCGGCGGCTGGAAGGACTCCCTCTTCGGCGGCCACCACATCTACGGCAACGACGGCGTCGCCTTCTACACCCAGGGCAAGGTCATCACCACCCGTTGGCCCGACCCGGCCGACAGCGGAGGCATCAACCTCGGCTTCCCGAGCCACTCCTGA